CTGAGCAAAGAAAATCGATACGCCATCGTAGAGGCGGGACTCACAAACCTGGAACTGCAGAACGAGGCACACAAACTGGGCCTTTTTTATCCCCCCGATCCGGCATCATGGGCTGTCAGCACAATGGGGGGAAACGTGGGAGAAAATGCCGGTGGGCCGCGGGGCGTCAAGTATGGCGTTACACGGGACTGGATCCTGGGCCTCAAGATCGTTCTCGCCGACGGCAGGATCATAAACACCGGGGGGATCACCGCGAAAAACGTAACGGGGGTGGATATGACCTCTCTCTTCTGCGGTTCTGAGGGTCTTCTCGGAATTGTGTCGGAGATAACGGTCAAGCTCCTTCCCATCCCTCCGTTCAGACAGAGCATACAGGCATTTTTCCCCCGGATAGACGGGGCCAGCGGAACGGTGACACGTATCATCGGTTCCGGGATCGTGCCGGTGGCCCTGGAACTTATGGACTCCGTCGTTATAAATATGGTCGAAGATTCAAAGAAGATCGGCCTTCCAAGGAATGTCCAAGGCGTCCTCCTTATCATGGTCGATGGTCCCGAATCGGAATGCCGGAGACAAAGTTCCATGATCGAGGAGATCTGTATCGATCAAGGGGCATCCCACGTTGATGTGGCAGGGACCGCCGATGAGGAAGAGGCGCTGTGGGTTGCCAGAAGAGCGGCCTTCGGAGTGATGTCGCAGAAGTTGCCGAATTGCATCCTCGAAGACGTCACGGTGCCTGTCAGCAGATTACCGGAAATGATAAAGGGAATTATAAAGATCGGTGAAACATACGATCTCACAATAGGAGTTCTGGCCCATGCAGGGGACGGAAATACCCATCCGATGATAGTGACCGACAAGAGAGATACGGATGAATGGGAACGGGTGGAAAAGGCCGTATCTGATATTTTTCACCTTGCCGTCGATCTCGGGGGCACCCTCTCGGGAGAGCATGGTATCGGTCTATCGAAAAAACCCTTCATGCATCTGATCTATAATGAACACGAGTTTCAACTTCTTCGTGAACTGAAACAGATATTGGACCCGAAGGGAATCCTCAATCCCGGCAAGATAACGGATTGAAATACATCATGTGACAGATGGCAGCAGCCAGGGACGGACTGAAGACACTTACTGTTTTCAGCCAGACAATGTAACGACAGGACGAGTAATTTTGGACAAGCCAAAACCCCTTCTCAGCGCAGGAACGAAGGAGCACGTATATCACTGCGCGAAATGCGGACTCTGTCTTGAGGTGTGTCCGGTGTACAGGGAACTGCTCGTAGAATCGGCAAGTCCCCGCGGGAAGGTCCAGCTGGCAAAACACATCATAGAGGGAAACCTTGATATCACACGGCACATGAGCGAGATCCTCTTTTCTCAATGTCTTCTGTGCGGATCATGTGTAGCCGCATGTCCAAGCGGTGTTGATCAGGCGGCCCTTTTCTCCGGTTTGCGCTGGAGGGCAACGGAGCGACACGGCATTCCCCTGGTAAAAAAGTTGTTTTTCTACGTTCTGGCACACAAATGGATAATGTCATCATCCGCCTGGTTCGGACGGTGGGCCAGAAAAATATTCAGCGGCCTGAAGATCGAAGATCACATTCTGCTGGGGAACCTTTCCCTGGCCGGTGTACCGCCCTTTAACAAAACCTTTTTCAATGATGAGACACCTGAGGTCGTTTCAGCTTCCGGCGGACGAAAAGGAAGGGTCCTCTACTTCCATGGATGTGCCACAAACTATGTTTTTGCCGACATCGGACATTCGGTGGTTTCCGTCCTCAGCCGCATGGGTCTGGACGTTACCGTGCCAAAAGGCCAGTCCTGTTGCGGCCTCCCTGTTTTTCTTTCCGGGGACAGGAAGACATCTCTCAAATGCATGGAGGAAAATCTCACACTTTTCGCCAGGGATGAATTCGATGCGGTTATTGTGGACTGCGCCACCTGCGGTTCGGCCCTGAGAAAAGAATATCCTCACATACTGAGAGAGTTGCGGGACCTTGGCGAGCCCATCGGAGCGGATATGATCGAGAAGGCGGAGCTCCTTGCCTCAAAAGTTCGAGACGTTTCCGAGTTCGTAGCAGAACATATGCACTGGCTGCCCGAAATGGAGCACAGGGGCCCGGAGGTCCGCGTCACCTATCACGATCCCTGTCATCTGCTCAAAGGACAGGGTGTCGGCAGTGAACCGCGGAAAATACTCAGGGCGATCCCGGGTATCAAGTTTGTGGAAATGAACGAAGCGGGTACCTGCTGCGGAGGCGGCGGTGAGTTCCAGATAGAGCATGGTGAAACATCGGCCTTGATAACGGAGAGAAAACTCGGGAACATTTATGATGTACAGGCTGAGGTTGTCGCCACGGGATGCCCCGGGTGCAACATAACGATCGGTGCCCATCTCGACAAAACCAAGGGGATACAGGTCATGCATCCCCTGCAGCTTCTGCAAAGGGCTCTTCCTGACAAAAAATAAAACGGCCCCTCGACACAAGTGATGAACGGCAGGTCCTTTTCAGCCGGATGCAAAGAGGGCCCTGTTGTTTCCATTAAAAATCGGGCAGTGAGGCCTCGGTCTCTTCCTCGGGCAGAGGGACAACGATCACCGGCCTGTGTGACCGGTGCAGTACTCTCTCCGCGACGCTTCCCAACAGCGTATGACCGATGAACCCTTTTCCGTGGGTCCCCATCACGATCACGTCACAGTCGTATTTTTTCGCCTTCGACAGGATCTCGTCAACAGGGTATCCTTCCAGCACGTCAATGTTAACATGTTTATTTATTACTTCCGGGTGATCTCTCAACTCTCTGTCGCGGAAGGCCGCCAGTCTTTTCCTGGTCCGCTCGATCGACTTGGCCAGGATCTTGGCATGATGCTTTTCGTCCTTCTTCACGAGGTAATACTCTACAAAAGCCTCGTGAGACGGCGGCAGTTTTTCGATAACATGCAGAAGGTATATCTCGGCATCATGATTTTTCGCCAGGTCCACCGCATAGCGGAAGGCATAAGCAGCGTTCTTTGAAAGGTCTGTTGCATAGAGAATTCTCTTGATTTTAAGGGGCATAAGATTTCTCCTTTCTCTTTCCGTCGAAGGGTAAAACCTGATTACGGGACGTATCGATACGAGTACGCATTAAATTTCAATATCACTCAGTTCTCAGGTTTTAAAGCTTTTTGTGCTTCTTCCCTGCTCTCATACATATGGGGTATCAATTTTTTCTCCGCGAGGGCTTCACCGATCTTCATCCGGGCAAAGGCGCTGGAAGAATAGCGCGTCGTATGAATATACAGATCTTCCACGACCCCCTTTACCATCTCCGAATATTCATCTATAAGATCCGGCAGGATATTGAAGTTGTCATAATTGACGATCGTATAAACCTTTTTGCCGACGGGCTCCAGAATTTTTCTTACCATATCATTGATCTCTTTGATCTGATCCCTTGATTTCACATGATACCCCTCGAAATTCACGAAGAAAAGGTTTTCATCGGGATAATAGGTCAGGCGCTCATTCAAGGGTATGCTGAGGAGGTCGTGTTCCAGGCCCATCGGTTGTGGATCGAATATCCGCTCATCCATCGGGCGCGGTTCTTTGATGATCGGTTTAAAGTCCATCAGCGCCAGTATATCTCTTTCGAGATCGATTCCGGGGGCTATTTCGATAAGCTCAAGCCCCTCTCTTCGTAAGGCGAAGACACATCGTTCGGTCACATACCGCACATACTGGTCCCGCTCCGCGCTGTATCTTCCACCAAAGGTCATATGTTCAACCTGGTTCACAAACTTTCTTGTTTTCCCCTCCTGGTCGATACGAAGTTTCCCATCGCTTACGGACACTTTCAGCCCGCCTGCCGTGAAGGTTCCGACAAAGATACATTTTTTCGCGGCCTGGCTGATGTTGATGAATCCTCCGCATCCAGCGAGCTTCGGACCAAACTTGCTGACGTTGACATTTCCGTCCTTGTCCGTTTCAGCCATTCCGAGACACGTGATATCCAGACCACCGCCGTCATAGAAATCAAACTGATACGGCTGATCGATCAGACAATCGGTGTTGGTTGCCGCACCGAAATTCAATCCTCCGGCAGGCACTCCCCCTATGACCCCAGGTTCGGCGGTCAACGTAAAGTAACTGATTATTTTTTCTTCATTCGCGATGTTCGCCACGCCCTCCGGCATCCCGATCCCAAGGTTGACAATATCATTCGCCGCCAGCTCAAAGGCAGCGCGCCTGGCAATGATCTTCCGCGCATCCATTTCCATGGGGGGCATGGATTTCAAGGGGATCTTCGTTTCGCAGCTGAAAGAAGGATTATACACCTCCGCAAAGGTCTGCCAATGGTTCTCGGGGCGCGCGACGACGACACAATCAACAATGATACCGGGTATCTTGACATTTCGCGCGTTCAACGTCCCCTTTTCAGCAATTCTTTCAACCTGCGCGATTACATACCCGCCCGAATTTCTTGCGGCCATTGCGATCGCAAGGTTTTCGTTTGTGAGCGCTTCTTTTTCCATGCTGATATTACCATCGGTGTCCGCCGTCGTTCCCCGGATGATCCCTACGTTTAAGGGAAGAAGTTTATACGAGAGATATTCTTTGCCGTCAAAGACGATGAGCTCCACCATATCTTCCGTTGTTATCGAATTGATCTTTCCACCGTCATTTCTGGGATCAACAAAGGTCCCCAGGCCGATGGTGGTAATGGTTCGCGGTTTGTGAGCGGCGATGTCCCTGAACATATGCGAAACCACCCCCTGGGGAAAGTTATAGGCAATGATCTTGTTTTCGATCGCCATTCTGCCCAGCTTCGGCGCCAACCCCCAATGCCCGCCGACAACCCGCTTCACCAGACCCTCATGGGCAAAATGGTTCAGTCCCCGTTCCTTTCCATCTCCCTGTCCCGCCGCGTACATGAGCGTGAGGTCTCTGGGGTGCCCCATGCTCAGAAAATATTCTTCAATTGCGACCGCGATCTCCTCGGCAAATCCCGCGCCGACAAAACCGCCCGTGGCTACGACGTCTCCTGTCTTTATGAGCTGAACCGCTTCACCCGCCGTCACTACCTTGTTTCGTGCCCGCATGGTACCGATGAGAACAGGATGACCGCTCGCCCTGCTCGTTAGGCCTTGATTAAGGGTCATGACATACCTCCGTTCAGAACATTTCGTTTCGATCGATAGTCAAAAAACATATCCATATTACTTCAATTTAGGAGGGCTGACCACAGCCTCCCCTTCAATAACCATAATTCCATCCTGGTTCGTGCAGGTGGTCTTCAGCCGGACCCTGTTTTTTTCGACCATGATCTCCGTAACTTCCGCACGTGCAGTAATGGTATCACCAATTCGTACCGGGGCCAGGAACTTGAGGCTCTGGTCCAGGTAGATCGTTCCCGGTCCGGGCAGCTTTGTCCCGATCACCGCTGAAATAAAACCTGCCGACAGCATGCCGTGTGCAATTCGAGCTTTAAAAAAGGTTCCTTTTGCGTAGTCCTCGTTGATATGTGCAGGGTTGAAATCTCCACTCACGCCAGCATAAAGGTACACATCCGCCTCGGAAACAGTTTTCGTGAATTCCGCCGAATCTCGCAGCCCAAGTTCTCCAATAGCCATTCCCTTCATTCTCAGTCCGCCTCCGCACGTGGCCGTTGTTTTGGGTGATTATGCAACATTTACTCAAAAACATTCAAGAATTATGCCAATGTAACCATGGGCGTAGTGCGGGGCGGGCAGGTTGAACCACATCAATTGTGGACCCACGCGGAAAAGAGCTGGCATTAAGATGAAATGTTATTGCGGACGAATTGACATAAGAGAGTGTATCAGTACAACTACGGGCGACCGGTTACGCCTCAAGATCGGGAGATATGTTATATTTCTTCATTTTCTTATAAAGAAGCGTCCTATGGATGCCGAGAAGCTCAGCTGCCTTCTTTTTGTTGTTCCCGGAGGTAGTGAGCGCCCTGATGAGGGCCTTCCTTTCGGCTTCTCCCTGAACATCTTTCAGTAACGGCTGTTTCTTTGTGATCGTCTCCCTTCGTCCCCCCCTCGTGTCACCACCTTTGCGGTACAGGTAAAAGGGCAGGTCGTCTCTCCCGATGACATTGCCATCGATTGACGAAAGGGTTCTCTCCAGCACATTTTGAAGCTCCCTGACATTTCCGGGCCAGTCATGATTCACCAGTATCTCCTCAGCCCCGGGATCAAAGGACACTTCAGTGATTCCCGCCTCCTCGGTGAGCTTATTTATTATATGTCTCGAGATGGGCATAATATCCTCCCTTCTCTCACGCAACGGAGGAATATGGAGTGATATGACATTCAGTCTGTAAAAGAGATCCATCCTGAACCTCTTTTCCGGTATCATTTCATGAAGGTCCTGATTTGTGGCAGCGATAAGGCGGAAATCGGATTTAATGACGGACGTGCCGCCTACCCGGGAAAATTCCTTTTCTTCGAGCACCCGCAGCAGTTTTGGCTGCATTTCAAGCGCCATATCTCCTATCTCATCGAGAAATATGGTTCCCCGATCCGCCAGTTCAAACTTACCTTTTTTACCGCTGCTGCTCGCACCGGTGAAAGCCCCTTTTGCATATCCAAAGAGTTCCGACTCGATCAGTTCCTTGGGGATGGCGGAACAGTTGATGCGTATCAATGGATAGACCTTACGCTGACTGGCATGGTGAATGGCATGAACAAAAAGTTCTTTCCCCGTTCCGCTTTCCCCCGTCACCAAAACGGGGAATGAATTGGCGGATGCCTTGAGGGCTTCCGCTTTCAAAGAGTTCATGGCTTCGCTGACACCAACGATGCTGTCAAAGGTATACCGGGCAGAGCGCAGGGTAAGAAGCTCTTCTTCATACTCTTTTACCTTTGATTCCAGAAGACAGAGTTTTCGCGCAAGTTTTGTAACATCTTTTACATCCTTGAACATTACCTGGCCGTACACTGCTATGACCTTGCCGTCCATTTTGATCGGGATCCGTTGCACCACCATGTTTTGTCCCATGATCAATTGAGAATGATTGATCTCTGACTTACCCGTCTTTGCCACGATATGCATGCGGGTATTTTCGACAACCTCGGTGCAGTGTTTTCCGATCTGATCTTCCGGATTGATATTGAGAAACTTGCCATATGCCTTGTTAAAATGGGTGATATAGCCCTCCGCGTCCGTCACCACAACGCCCTCGTGGATACTGTCGAAGATCATCGAGTACATATCGATCCGTTCGGCAATACCCTGAGGTCCAGGGCGGGTTTTCTTTTCCGGCATAGGATCCCTTCCTTTATGTTCAATTGTTTTATTGTATCAGGATGGCTACATGTACCATTATGGATACTTAAATAGTGTTCCCTCCATCTGTCAAGGAATTTTTTCAGCGGCGCGTCAATTCGTCACTATAGCGCGTCAATTCGTCGTTATGCCTGTCTATGCTGCTTTCTGTGGAACAGGAATTCCCCGGCTCATCCATGACTTATGCAATCCTGGTCTGGAAATTGCACTTGTGAAAATTGACTACTTGGCGCAATTCAGCTTCAACGACAATAATTATGGAAGGAAGAAGGAGGTAGATCAATGAGAAGAAGAATGTTTGTCATGGTCATGGCGATAGCGCTGGTCTTTTGCTTTTCCCTGGTATCGTCACCCGCAATCGCCGCACCGAAGGTGATCAAGTGGAAGATGACCTCCACGTGGCCACCCTCAATCGATTTGATCCGGGCGGATTATGCCTTTGTTGAAGCGGCTAATCAAATATGCAAGGGCCGCCTGGAAATCAAGTTTTATACCGGTGGAACACTGATGCCGTCATACGAGGTCTTTGACGCGGTGAGCAAGGGTACGGTTGAAGCCGCCGGTGACTGGCCCAACTACTGGGCGGGGAAGGACCCGGTTTTCGACACCCTTGGCTCATATCCCATGGGTATGACCCCAATGGATTATTTCGTATGGATCTTCGGTGGCGAGGGACACGCTATCTATGAGGAAGCCTACGGGAAGTTTGGAATGATGTACCTCGTAACAGGTGTTACCCCCATGGAGTGCGGCATTAGAAGCAACAAGCCCATCAAGTCGCTTGAAGACATCAAAGGCATGAAGATCAGGATGTCCGGTCAGACACAGGGCAAGCTCCTCAAGGATCTCGGGGCTGCACAGATAGCTATGTCGGGGCAGGAGATCTATCAGGCCCTGCAGAAGGGTGTCATCGATGCGGCAGAATTCTGCAGTCCTTCCTGCGATTGGGGTATGGGTTTCGGAGAAGTTACAAAGTACTGGGCCGTTCCGGGCTGGCATCAGCCGGCGTCCGTCATGGGTGTCATGATCAACAAGAAGGTCTGGGATTCGCTGGACGAAGACCTGCAGAAAGACCTCAGGTTTGCAGCCAAGGCCGCCTGCGTGAAATTCATAACAGGCCAGTACTACGACACGATAGAATACACGCAGAAGTTCATCGACAAGGGGATCGAGATCAACAGATATGATGACGAGGTCCTTGATAGAGTTCTGAAGCTGGTGAACGCTCATACCGAGGAAACTGCAAAGAACAATCCGCTTTTCAAAAAATCGATCAAGTCACAGATGCAGTTCAAGAAAGACTTTGCAAAGTGGCGGGAGATGGAAGCGCCCTTCAGTTTCGGATTTAACCCGAAGGAATATCCGAACCTGGATTGATCATCCCCGAGACTGCGTTACAGCAGGTGTAGAGGTTCCGGGGCTTTCGAGCCCCGGAACCTCACACCTTTCAACAGAAGAAAGAATGCTGACGGCCGTTTTATAAAACCTTTATCCCGATTATTTCGTTACCAGTGATCCTTAACAATTATTCTAACTATGGCTTCATATCAAAAAAAGGGACGAAGCATGTCTTTCAGGCATTTTAACTTGGGAATAATGATTCAGGCAGGGCCCACCGGGATGGGTGGCAGAGGAAGGAGGTGCCCATGAATTTTGCAAGAAACATATCCAAATTTTGCGACTCGATCAGTGAGTGGACGGGAAGGATATTCAGCTGGATAATCGTGCCTCTCGTGCTGCTCACGGTCATGGAAGTCATACTCAGGCGATTTTTCGGTTCACCTACCATATGGAGCTTTGAGGTGCTCAAGCAGCTCTATGGCCTCCACTTCATGATCGTCGCGGGTTTCGGCCTGCTTTACGGGTCTCATGTTTCGGTCGATGTATTCACCATGGTTCTCACGAAAAGGACGAAGGCCATCGTCGACCTGATAAGTTATGCCCTGTTCTTCTTCCCCTTCTGCATCGTGTGTGTCTGGCAGGGTTATTCCTTTGCTGCACGCTCATGGGCCATGAAAGAGACCACGTGGAGCGTCTTCGCGCCGCCGGTATATCCTATTAAAACGGTTATTATCATATCCTTCATACTGCTGCTCATACAGGGAGTATCAGAGATCATCAAACGAATCTATATCATAAAGGGGGTTGAACTATGATAGATATAAGCCCCGAAATGATCACGATTCTCATGTTCGCAGGTCTTCTGATCGGCCTCTTCATGGGTCACCCTCTTGCCTTCGTACTGGGCGGCCTGGCGGTAATATTCGGTTTGATAGGATGGGGGCCTTCAGTATTCTACATATTTATGAACAGGATATGGGGGACAATGGACAATTATGTCCTCCTTGCCATACCACTGTTCATTTTCATGGCACAATTGCTTGATCAGTCAGGCGTCGCCGAGGATCTTTTCAAGGCTCTGCGATATCTGATGGGTCAGACAAAGGGGGGCATAGCACTTGCGGTCATCGCGGTCTCCACTGTTTTTGCCGCCTGTACCGGCATAATCGGGGCCTCCGTTGTCACCATGGGTCTCCTTGCCATCCCAATGATGCGGAAGTACGGATACGACGAGGAAATGTCTTATGGCTCGATATGCGCCGGAGGTACGCTCGGTATATTAATACCTCCCAGCATCATGCTTGTCGTCATGGCGAGCGAGGCGACCCTTTCCGTGGGTAAATTATTTGCTGGTGCGGTAGTCCCCGGATTCATCCTTTCCGCCCTTTACATGGGCTATGTGGCGATACGATGCTACTTGAAACCGGAGCTCGGGCCACCCATAAGCAGGGAGGAGCGAGCGCGGGTCACAAACGCGCAGGTCGCCATGATGGTTCTGAAATCCCTTGTCCCTCCCATGATCCTCATTCTTGGTGTTCTGGGCTCCATATTCTTCGGTATCGCCACCCCGACCGAGGCCTCAGGCGTTGGAGCTTTTCTGGCGTTTCTCATGGTGATCGCCTACGGGAAATTCTCCTGGCAAGGACTGTACAGGGCAGTGGTGCAAACGGCCAAGACCAACACCATGGTGATCATCATTCTCTGCGGCGCCACCTGTTTCACCGGTGTCTTTCTCGGTGTCGGCGGAGGTGATGTGGTCACGGATTTCGTCATGGGATTGGGATTGGGTAAATGGGGTACCTTCTGGGTCATGATGGCGATCGTTCTGGTTCTTGGGATGTTCATCGACTGGATAGGGATCGTCCTCATCTGTTTCCCCCTCTTTCTGCCGATAGCCAAAGAGTTCGGTTTCGACATGATCTGGTTCGTTATCATGATAGCGGTCAATCTTCAGGCATCGTTCCTCACGCCGCCCTTCGGGTATGCCCTGTTCTATATTAAGGGGGTTGACCCTGACAGGATCGATATAAGAAAAGTTTACCGGGGCATCGTGCCCTTTGTATTGCTGATGCTGCTGGGGTTGGTCATATGCGCGTCCTTCCCGGGTGCCATCATGTGGCTGCCTGGCCTGATCGTTGATTGATATGAATTGTCTCTCGCTGTGCCCCCGCCATCGCGGCGCAACACGTTATTGACTTGACACCTGATACGAAAGGAGAATAAAAAACTCCATTACTAAGTGATGCCTTTCACAGCAAAAGGAGAGCAGTTGATGAGCAAAAAATCATACAAGGCGCTGAGGGTTACTGAAGCAGAAGATAATCGTTTCGTAAGGAACATCACTGACATGTCTTTCGACGATCTTCCCGAAGGTGACGTCATTGTCAGGGTGGTCTATTCCTCGTTGAACTATAAGGATGCGCTTTCTGCCACGGGGAACAGGGGCGTTACGAAGAAGTATCCTCACACTCCCGGAATTGATGCCGCCGGTGTCGTTGAAGAAAGTAAACGAGATGAATTCAAGCCCGGTGATGAGGTGATCGTTACGAGCTATGACTTGGGAATGAATACCGCGGGAGGTTTCGGCCAGTATATCCGCGTTCCCGCGGACTGGGTGGTCAGGCTTCCCGAGAATCTCACACTCAGGGAAAGCATGATCTATGGAACGGCGGGTTTTACGGCTGCCTTATCGGTATACAGGCTTGTAAACTACGGAATTACCCCGGAAATGGGTGATGTTCTGGTTTCGGGAGCTACAGGAGGTGTCGGGAGCATTGCCGTGTCCATTCTTTCAAAGATCGGGTACTCGGTCGTCGCCGTCAACGGCATCGTTGACGAAGCGGACTACCTGAAAGATATCGGCGCCCGATCCGTCATAAGTATCGAGGAAGCCACCGATCAGAGCCAGAGGCCTCTCCTCAAAGTAAGATGGGCCGGAAGCATTGATACTGTGGGAGGCGACATCCTCTCGACATCGATACGCTCGACCGCACCGGGCGGAGCGGTGACCAGTTGCGGCAACGTGGCCGCACCCGATCTGCCGCTCACCGTATTTCCCTTTATATTGAGAGGGGTATCGCTGATCGGCATAGATTCCCAGAACTGCCCCATGCCGATGCGGCAAAAGGCCTGGGATAAGATCGCGAGCGAATGGAAGATCCCCTGGCTTGACCGGCTGACCTCCGAAACATCTCTTGGAGAGCTGGATTCTAAAATCGACTTGATGATTCAGGGTAAGCACAAAGGGAGAATGGTCGTCCGCCTCTGGGACTGACGGACCCTGTCCAAAACCATTAAAACCTCGCTGGGCCCGGACACTCTATGAGTGCCGGGCCTTGTTTTTCCCTTCACACAGAGTATCGCACATCAGTAATGCATAACTTCACACAGAAACTGAAATGAGTCCCCTTTTTTTATTCCCAATGCGGTTCCCTTTTCTCGAGAAACGCCATGGCGCCTTCAAGGGCGTCACTGGTGGTAATAATTTCCTCGAAGATACGGGCACTCAATTCATACCCGCCGAGATCGCGATTTATTACTTCCTTCGTATATCGCGTTGCGCGGGGACCGGCCTTGCGCAGTTTTCCTATCATGGTAAAAATGGCGTCCATCAGTTTCTCATGCGGGACCACCTGGTTGATAAGGCCTATTCGTAATGCCTCCTGTGCCGGAATGCGCTCGCATGTCATGATAAGTTCCTTCGCCTTTGCCCTTCCGATCTCTTCGGCAAGTCTGATCATTGCGTATGGACAGGTCACGCCCCGGATCGGCCCTATGAAACCGAATTCGGCTTTTTCTGAGGCGATGATCATATCGCACATGATCGCGTATTCTGCGCCGTGTCCCAGCGCATAACCATTCACCGCCGCAATGGTTGGCAGGGGAAAATTGATAAGTTTAATGATCGGAGATTTACCTGATGCGGCGTCCAGCTCCCGGCGAATCATGGTAATCGCATTCTCGGGATTGCTGAAATCTGCTCCCGATGAAAAGAAATCGTCGCTGCCTGTCAGAACAAGGAATCGGACCTGTTTGTCTGCTTCAACCATATCAAGCGCCTTTCCCAACTCTTCGGAGAGCTCCAGCGATATGGCATTTTTCCTCCGTGGACGATTGAATCTTACAATTACCGTATCTTCCTTCTTTTCATAGAGGAGATTTTCAAATTCCATCTTTTCCCATCCTTTCTTTATGAGAAACATAAAAAATAGGCCACGGTCACTATTGACCCCCGCCGGTTCCATTTTTTACCGATCAGGCAATATACCGGATACCATTATTTCAAAAATGATGTTTCGTTCACGAGAGAAAACCCAACAAAAGACGGCAAAACAAGAGCATTATAAGAATTGTTTGTCAAGTTACTTTCTATGGTTGGCGGTTTAAGAAAAACTTTCAGCATTCAGCTGTCAGCTCTCAGTGGGGAAAGGAGAAAAGATTTAATTTTAAAATTACCCATTTCAGGGTGTTCTTGGAAATGATCAACATGAGAAAGTCTAGTGAAGTATTGAACTTTTATCAGACGTTAGTCAAAAGTCTCTGTCTGGGACGGTTTTCTGTTCAGTTATTGCTGATCAAATAACATTTTATTCACCCGCGGGAGGCAAATCCGGTCTGTTATCACTGATCCCCGCAAGATATCGGCGATAGTAGACGAGGAGCAGGAATGTCATGGGAAGGGCGATGATCAACCCGAATACGCCGAGCAGTTTTCCCCATACCGATAATGAAAGAAGAATCACGGCGGGATTCAGGCCCGTTACTTTTCCCATGATTTTGGGAACAAGAATGGTGTCCTGGATAACCTGAACGATAATAAACACCGAACTTGTTAAACCCAGAATGATCCAAATATTGGTTCCCGTTTCGAGGGAATAGGCAAGTGAAAGTAGAAAGGCGGGTATCAGGGCGATAAGTTGCAAATAAGGGACCATGTTGAGAAG
This genomic interval from Deltaproteobacteria bacterium contains the following:
- a CDS encoding sigma 54-interacting transcriptional regulator → MPEKKTRPGPQGIAERIDMYSMIFDSIHEGVVVTDAEGYITHFNKAYGKFLNINPEDQIGKHCTEVVENTRMHIVAKTGKSEINHSQLIMGQNMVVQRIPIKMDGKVIAVYGQVMFKDVKDVTKLARKLCLLESKVKEYEEELLTLRSARYTFDSIVGVSEAMNSLKAEALKASANSFPVLVTGESGTGKELFVHAIHHASQRKVYPLIRINCSAIPKELIESELFGYAKGAFTGASSSGKKGKFELADRGTIFLDEIGDMALEMQPKLLRVLEEKEFSRVGGTSVIKSDFRLIAATNQDLHEMIPEKRFRMDLFYRLNVISLHIPPLRERREDIMPISRHIINKLTEEAGITEVSFDPGAEEILVNHDWPGNVRELQNVLERTLSSIDGNVIGRDDLPFYLYRKGGDTRGGRRETITKKQPLLKDVQGEAERKALIRALTTSGNNKKKAAELLGIHRTLLYKKMKKYNISPDLEA
- the dctP gene encoding TRAP transporter substrate-binding protein DctP; the encoded protein is MRRRMFVMVMAIALVFCFSLVSSPAIAAPKVIKWKMTSTWPPSIDLIRADYAFVEAANQICKGRLEIKFYTGGTLMPSYEVFDAVSKGTVEAAGDWPNYWAGKDPVFDTLGSYPMGMTPMDYFVWIFGGEGHAIYEEAYGKFGMMYLVTGVTPMECGIRSNKPIKSLEDIKGMKIRMSGQTQGKLLKDLGAAQIAMSGQEIYQALQKGVIDAAEFCSPSCDWGMGFGEVTKYWAVPGWHQPASVMGVMINKKVWDSLDEDLQKDLRFAAKAACVKFITGQYYDTIEYTQKFIDKGIEINRYDDEVLDRVLKLVNAHTEETAKNNPLFKKSIKSQMQFKKDFAKWREMEAPFSFGFNPKEYPNLD
- a CDS encoding TRAP transporter small permease subunit, translating into MNFARNISKFCDSISEWTGRIFSWIIVPLVLLTVMEVILRRFFGSPTIWSFEVLKQLYGLHFMIVAGFGLLYGSHVSVDVFTMVLTKRTKAIVDLISYALFFFPFCIVCVWQGYSFAARSWAMKETTWSVFAPPVYPIKTVIIISFILLLIQGVSEIIKRIYIIKGVEL
- a CDS encoding TRAP transporter large permease subunit, whose amino-acid sequence is MIDISPEMITILMFAGLLIGLFMGHPLAFVLGGLAVIFGLIGWGPSVFYIFMNRIWGTMDNYVLLAIPLFIFMAQLLDQSGVAEDLFKALRYLMGQTKGGIALAVIAVSTVFAACTGIIGASVVTMGLLAIPMMRKYGYDEEMSYGSICAGGTLGILIPPSIMLVVMASEATLSVGKLFAGAVVPGFILSALYMGYVAIRCYLKPELGPPISREERARVTNAQVAMMVLKSLVPPMILILGVLGSIFFGIATPTEASGVGAFLAFLMVIAYGKFSWQGLYRAVVQTAKTNTMVIIILCGATCFTGVFLGVGGGDVVTDFVMGLGLGKWGTFWVMMAIVLVLGMFIDWIGIVLICFPLFLPIAKEFGFDMIWFVIMIAVNLQASFLTPPFGYALFYIKGVDPDRIDIRKVYRGIVPFVLLMLLGLVICASFPGAIMWLPGLIVD
- a CDS encoding YhdH/YhfP family quinone oxidoreductase: MSKKSYKALRVTEAEDNRFVRNITDMSFDDLPEGDVIVRVVYSSLNYKDALSATGNRGVTKKYPHTPGIDAAGVVEESKRDEFKPGDEVIVTSYDLGMNTAGGFGQYIRVPADWVVRLPENLTLRESMIYGTAGFTAALSVYRLVNYGITPEMGDVLVSGATGGVGSIAVSILSKIGYSVVAVNGIVDEADYLKDIGARSVISIEEATDQSQRPLLKVRWAGSIDTVGGDILSTSIRSTAPGGAVTSCGNVAAPDLPLTVFPFILRGVSLIGIDSQNCPMPMRQKAWDKIASEWKIPWLDRLTSETSLGELDSKIDLMIQGKHKGRMVVRLWD
- a CDS encoding enoyl-CoA hydratase/isomerase family protein translates to MEFENLLYEKKEDTVIVRFNRPRRKNAISLELSEELGKALDMVEADKQVRFLVLTGSDDFFSSGADFSNPENAITMIRRELDAASGKSPIIKLINFPLPTIAAVNGYALGHGAEYAIMCDMIIASEKAEFGFIGPIRGVTCPYAMIRLAEEIGRAKAKELIMTCERIPAQEALRIGLINQVVPHEKLMDAIFTMIGKLRKAGPRATRYTKEVINRDLGGYELSARIFEEIITTSDALEGAMAFLEKREPHWE